DNA sequence from the Geobacter sp. AOG2 genome:
GTACCCGTGCGCCAGGCGCTCGATGAAGCGGTCGGCGCCGACGGCCGCCGCCGCCGTTCGGACCCGCGCCCGCACCTCCTCGTCGCCCAAACAGATGTTGAACTCGATACTGCCGGCAAACAGGCAGGGGTCCTGGAGGACGACGCCGATGCGCCTGCGCAGGTCGTTGACCCGCATGGCGCGCACATCCACGCCGTCCACGAGGATGCTGCCCCCGTCGACCTCGTAGAGCCGGGTCAAAAGCCGTGTGATGGTGGTCTTGCCGCCGCCGCTCTCGCCCACCAGCGCGATCCGTTCGCCGCGCCGGACGGTCATGCTGAACTCCTCAAGGGCGTTGTCCCCTTCACGGTAGGCAAAGGAAACGTTCCGGAATTCGATCAGGGGGGCTTCTCCGGGTCCTGCTGGGGAACCTCCTTCGTCAAAGGCGGCCTGGGGGGCTTTTCCCTCTTCGGTCGCTCCGGCCGGCGTGTCCAGCAAGGCGAAGATCCGTTCCAGGGCCGCCATGGCGCCCTGCATGACCGAATACTTTGCCGACAGGTCGCGAATGGGGGTGAAGAATTTTTCGATGTACTGGATAAAGGCCACCAGAACCCCGAAGGTCAGGACGCCCCGGAGGATCTCGCCGCCGCCGTACCAGATGATCAGCGCCACGGCGATGGATGAAAGGGCCTCCACGATGGCGTACAGCGACGCATCCCAGAATATGACCGGCATGTTGGCGTCCCGATAGGACGCGTTCAGGTCGCTGAAACGCCGCTCCTCGTCGCGTTCCCGCCCGAAGGCCTGGATGATGCTGATGCCGCCGATGCACTCGGCCAGAAAGGCGTTGAGGCGTCCCAGGCGCGCCCGCACCTCGCGGAAGGATTGGCGCATCCTGCGGCGAAAGGCCCAGGCGACGTACAGAAGCAGGGGGAGGATACTGAACGTCACCAGCGACAGCTTCAGGTTCATCCAGAGCATGACCGATATGATACCGGCCAGCAGCAGGACGTCGCCCACGATGGTGATGATCCCGGAGGCGAACATCTCGCCCAGAACCTCCACATCGCTGGTCAGGCGGGTGACGGCGCTGCCCGTGGGGACCCGGTCGAACCAGGAAACCGGCAGGCTCATGACATGGCCGTAGAGTTCCTTGCGCATATCGGCCATGACCCGCTGTCCGACGGACTGGAGCAGATAGACCTGGAGAAAGGATAAGAGGGATTCCGACAGCAGGACCCCCAGGAAAGCCAGGGCGATCCCTTCCAGTCCGGCCAGCTTTCCGGTGGTGATATGGCCGTCGATGGCCTGTTTGATGATCCAGGGTTGGGCCAGGCGGCAGGCGGCGACCAGCGGTATGGTGACCAGCACCGCGGTGATCGCCGTGCGATGGGGCGCGACATAGCGGGCAAAGCGGGTCAAAAGGCGGGTGTCGTATGCCTTGCCCGCTATTTCTTCTTCATAGATGCCGCCGTGGTGCATTGATACTCCGAACGTGTGCTGGATGTATCCACGATACCAGAATCGGGGGCGGATGTGAAATGGTGTCTTGCTGCCAGGGTACAGCGTTTTTTTACGGAATGTCCGCCCCCTCCACGAGGGCCGGCAGGTAGATGTGGAACGTCGTCCCTGTGCCGGGGGTGGATTCGGCGATGATGGCGCCCCCGTGTTTGCGGATGATGGAGTGGCAGAGCGCCAGGCTGAGCCCCATGCCTTTTTGGTTGCCCATTTCCTTGGTCGTGAAATAGGGGTCGAAGATCCTGGGCAGGTTCTCGGGAGCGACGCCCCCTCCGGTGTCATGGAGGGCAATGTGCACGTACTCCCCTGCCGGGAGGGAGAGGGGTTCCTGCCCGGTTATGGCGACATTTTCACCTTCCACCCGCAGATTCCCGCCGTGCGGCATGGCCTCGACGGCATTCTGCGTCAGGTTGGAAAAGGTCCGCGCCATCTGGGTGTCGTCCATTCTTACCAGCCGCAGGTCGGGTGCGATGCCGATTTCACTGGTAATGTCGGGCCGGTCCCGGAGCGCGGCCGTGACAACCGACGTGACCAGGGGGGCAAGGGGGGCGGGGTGCATGAAGGAGTCACCGCTCCGGGAAAATGCCAGCAGGCGCAGGCCCAGTTCCTTGGCGCGCTGGGAGGTCTGCTCGGCCACATCGAGCATCTCGGCGACGGCCTTGGGCACGTTGGCCTGTAGCTTGGCCAGGGAGATGTAGCCGAGGATCACCTGCAGCAGATTATTGAAGTCGTGGGCCATGCCGCCGGCAAGAATGCCGATGGCCTCCAGTTTCCTGGCCTTCAGGTTTTCCTCTTCCAGGATCTTCTGCCTGGTCACATCCTCTCCGCTCTTGATGAACTTGACCACTGAGCCGTCAGGCGCCTTGAGGGGCGATATGCTCATGTTTTCCCAGAAGAGGTCGCCGTTCTTTTTGCGGTTCAGCAAGCTGCCGTGCCATTCATTGCCTTGCAGGATGGTGGACCACAGTTGCCGGTAGACCTCGTCCGGGGTTTCGCCCGATTTGATGATGCGCGGCGTCTGCCCGACCGCTTCATCGACACTGAATCCGGTTGTCTCGCAGAACTTGCG
Encoded proteins:
- a CDS encoding ABC transporter ATP-binding protein; the protein is MHHGGIYEEEIAGKAYDTRLLTRFARYVAPHRTAITAVLVTIPLVAACRLAQPWIIKQAIDGHITTGKLAGLEGIALAFLGVLLSESLLSFLQVYLLQSVGQRVMADMRKELYGHVMSLPVSWFDRVPTGSAVTRLTSDVEVLGEMFASGIITIVGDVLLLAGIISVMLWMNLKLSLVTFSILPLLLYVAWAFRRRMRQSFREVRARLGRLNAFLAECIGGISIIQAFGRERDEERRFSDLNASYRDANMPVIFWDASLYAIVEALSSIAVALIIWYGGGEILRGVLTFGVLVAFIQYIEKFFTPIRDLSAKYSVMQGAMAALERIFALLDTPAGATEEGKAPQAAFDEGGSPAGPGEAPLIEFRNVSFAYREGDNALEEFSMTVRRGERIALVGESGGGKTTITRLLTRLYEVDGGSILVDGVDVRAMRVNDLRRRIGVVLQDPCLFAGSIEFNICLGDEEVRARVRTAAAAVGADRFIERLAHGYGEEIRERGSNLSVGEKQLISFARAVAFDPEVLVLDEATASVDSASEQMIQEGIRGLMRGRTSLIIAHRLSTIQDADRIVVVHRGRKSEEGTHRELMEGQGLYYRLHQLQFNGL
- a CDS encoding response regulator, with the protein product MTPPPSPADLTILYVEDEPTSREQVKRMLNLRGYRLIVAENGRDGLELYLAHTPEIVLTDIMMPFMNGLEMAREIRTMTPDTQIIVMTAFNDMDYLLQAIDIGINQFVLKPVAFQKLFEAIERSISAVMMQRQLQRQNEHILLLSNALEQSPSMALITDTAGTIEYVNRKFCETTGFSVDEAVGQTPRIIKSGETPDEVYRQLWSTILQGNEWHGSLLNRKKNGDLFWENMSISPLKAPDGSVVKFIKSGEDVTRQKILEEENLKARKLEAIGILAGGMAHDFNNLLQVILGYISLAKLQANVPKAVAEMLDVAEQTSQRAKELGLRLLAFSRSGDSFMHPAPLAPLVTSVVTAALRDRPDITSEIGIAPDLRLVRMDDTQMARTFSNLTQNAVEAMPHGGNLRVEGENVAITGQEPLSLPAGEYVHIALHDTGGGVAPENLPRIFDPYFTTKEMGNQKGMGLSLALCHSIIRKHGGAIIAESTPGTGTTFHIYLPALVEGADIP